In a single window of the Nicotiana tomentosiformis chromosome 10, ASM39032v3, whole genome shotgun sequence genome:
- the LOC104099495 gene encoding homeobox-leucine zipper protein HAT5-like, giving the protein MAGRGLFYGDAAGFNGTLLQKQRLMSSSSSSFATKEAVGSLLVPGYSPSFLASGSMFSFRGVNGGNKSDRSFFQSFDQVEENETDDLEEYLHQPEKKRRLTADQVQFLEKSFEVENKLEPERKDQLAKELGLQPRQIVIWFQNRRARWRTKQLEKDYEALRNKYDNLKADYINLLKEKDDLRAQVIQFTDKLLLKEKEKGELATCDIKELSPKENMIDPVLEDEMSKVSAITLKQHKDLNSVKSDVFDSESLVQSSILDQGDSSYAFEPDQSDLSQDEEENLSKNLVAKVVHDHYPMTSSNLSCFGYLVEDQGFGFWSF; this is encoded by the exons ATGGCTGGTCGAGGTTTGTTCTACGGCGATGCTGCTGGTTTTAATGGTACACTGCTTCAGAAGCAGAGGcttatgtcttcttcttcttcttcatttgcTACAAAAGAGGCTGTTGGCTCTCTACTTGTTCCTGGCTATTCCCCTTCTTTCCTTG CCTCCGGTTCCATGTTCAGCTTCCGTGGTGTAAACGGAGGGAACAAATCAGATAGGTCATTCTTTCAGTCATTTGATCAAGTCGAAGAGAATGAAACTGATGATTTGGAGGAATATTTACATCAACCGGAGAAAAAGAGGCGACTTACAGCTGACCAAGTACAGTTTCTTGAGAAGAGTTTTGAGGTGGAGAACAAACTGGAACCAGAGAGAAAAGACCAGCTTGCTAAAGAGCTCGGTTTGCAACCTCGCCAAATAGTGATTTGGTTTCAAAATCGTCGTGCACGATGGAGGACAAAACAGCTCGAGAAAGATTACGAGGCGCTGAGAAATAAATATGACAATTTGAAAGCAGACTATATCAATCTTCTCAAAGAGAAGGATGATCTAAGAGCTCAG GTTATCCAGTTCACTGATAAGCTGCTACTCAAGGAGAAAGAAAAGGGGGAACTGGCTACTTGTGACATAAAGGAACTTTCCCCAAAAGAAAACATGATTGATCCAGTTTTGGAGGATGAAATGTCCAAAGTGTCAGCTATTACCCTTAAGCAGCACAAAGACTTGAATTCTGTTAAAAGTGATGTCTTTGATTCAGAAAGCCTGGTGCAATCCTCTATCTTAGATCAGGGTGATTCTTCTTATGCATTTGAACCTGACCAGTCAGATTTATCTCAAGACGAAGAagaaaacttgagcaagaatctGGTTGCGAAGGTTGTACATGATCATTATCCCATGACATCCTCAAATTTGAGCTGCTTTGGATATCtagttgaagatcagggctttGGTTTCTGGTCTTTTTAA